From the Candidozyma auris chromosome 2, complete sequence genome, the window GTAGGAGTGGCCGATGGATTACATCTACCTCATGAGAGCGACAGGTTCGATTTCGCCATCCTGATAGCGGTAATACATCATTTTGCGAACGAAGAAAGACGGATAGAGGCTATAAAGCATATTCTTTCCAAGCTCCGAGTTGGAGGCAGGCTTCTAGTATACTGTTGGGCACTTGAACAGGAGAAGTCTAGAAGAGGGTATAAGGAGGGCGATGACCAAGACATTTTGATACCGTGggttcttcaaaaaaatgtcaactcaaaaaagaaaaagggGGCACAGAAGGATGACATCGAAGAACTGAAATTTTCTGAACCGGAAACCAAGTACCGTTACTATCATCTCTATAGAAAGGGAGAACTTGTGGAAAATGCCGAAAGGGCTGGCGGTAAGGTGGTAGACCATGGCTACGAAAAGGACAACTGGTGGGCTATTGTTGAGAGGGTTTGATACCGCtttgaaagcaaagaagggtcatcaaacaagaaaaaggcaaatTCGTCTATGCTTTCCCAACTCGGAAAAGCTAAAGTTGTCATCGTTTTTATGATGTTGCTGAGTTCAACTATATAATACTGGCCAGCTTACAATTCTACGAGGTGAGCGAAGCTCGTCCTTGAAGCAGCACTTGCAAATAGCCTTCGATTGACAAATTAGATAGTGCCAATTCATAGCATACGCATGAATTTTATAGATGGAAAGAATTAATCATTGGGATTCGCACAATCAATCATTTAAAGCcgtcatcatcgttgaGTTCCAAGTGGCTCTAAACTATTTGCTATAATGTCTTATAAAGCTTGCTTTGTGATATGGCTTCTGGACCCAACAGTTGCCATTCAAAGGATTTTAACGGGTCATGGAATgaaatcttctttcaaaaaattaGATGGAACAGAATTGGAATGCTTGGTATTGTCATAGGCATGTTGACAGAATCTTTGGGAAACTCTTCTCGAATGTATTCTGAAAACTTCcagagcaagaaaaaaaataaaaagtcCTTTAAGAAAATCTATATCTTTTCACCTCTTGCCTAATTGGCTGATCCCGTTCATCATTTGCTTTCTCCCTGAGTTATGTGGAATTTGAACAGTCTCCGCTTGGATGCTTCGGCGCTCGCCTCGAGTGTGCTCCAAGCTGCTTTGGAAACTCAGACCCAAAATGTCTTTTAATAGATATTATAGCCTGTGAAATGGAGAACGGTTGACAGCTATACTCAGCTATCTACGCAGAGCTGATCTCCGCACTACCATTCCCTCTGTCTCTTTGTCAGATCTCTTACGAAACAGAACTTCCTCCTTCAGTAACACTTATCTTGtgattcttttcttgctttgAAGGCTATTTGGAGAAAGTGCGCAAATTCTGGACCTTCTCGACAACTGGAGTTTCCTGATCTCACCACTAAACGCCCTTTTGACTTGCTTTAAAGGAGGTGCATATCTTACCTGTTCTTCTCTCTACTTGCCATAATGGGGCTGATGGCCATGAGGCATTTAGTTTACttactcttctttttttcttctctgagCTTTTTAATGAACTTTGGCAAGACGAAGGTTCTATGCGTGTCTGTAGCTATCCGGCTACGGCAAGGATTGTTGATCTcatgttgaagagcaaTGGGTGCTCTGTCTCCATGATCAACATCATATTTTCTGCATGGAAGCAACGAAATTAAAAACATAACATTCATAGTCAGATCTAAGGAAGGCGAGTACTTTGTTCCTCTACTTGTTGTATAATTTTGTTACCATACATGGAAATTTGGGTGCTTGCAAACTGATACATCGAGCGACTCTACCATATATTTTTTGTGTCGGGAAGCTACTGAAGTTTCAGACCCAGCTGGACTTGTAACTTTGATAAAATATCTTGTTGCAACTCCAAAGAGATGCTGCAGCTGCTAACACTACCTACCGCTTTTGGTAGAGTGCTCGATCTGAACAGTAAATGGTCCTCTTTCGTAGCTGAATTTGTGGTTGGAAATGGGTGATAATGGAAATCATAAACGTCAATTCTTCGATCCTCAGCAAATAACTCAATCGGGTTCTCACATACAACTAAGAAACTGATACTGGTGCCTCAATTCAAGATAGGTACAGTTGCACTTTCGTCGATTGCAGCAGTGGTCGTTTTAAAAAAGCATTTAGGGAATTTCGTATTTTTGTCTTACACTTTCCCTTCTGTGTTCACTACAAATCGCAGCCTTATATCTCGCGACTATTCCCAGACCCTCTGTTTTTGTACAACCACCCACCCCCAGCAATATCCCAGACACAACAATGACCCCAAGACTTTTTAACAACGCAATTGATGCCGAAGGTTTCACACTGGTGAATCATCGAGCTTCAGCTAGGTTCCAAACGGACAAAAGTAAGTTTTCTGAACGCAGAAAGGACCCACGCCCAGTGGGAGCTTTCAGCGAGAAGTACCCGCCCTTGAGCGAAGAAACGAAAGCGAAATACCAAGCTCGCGCTATTGCTTACGTTCAAGCTCAAGAGCGCCAGAGACTTGCCAAGCTTGCAAAGTTGAAAGCCGCTATGGGAAAAAGGCCCTACAACATGTACGAGTGCTTACAGCACAAAGAGGAGAGGAAGCCCGCCGTCGATCCAAGGTTGCCAAAGTCGTCGCTCAAGCGGAACAAGCCGCTTCTTACCTCGGACGTACATGCCGACGCCAAGGCCGCCGCTATTGCTGCCCTTTGTGTCCCTTCAAAGAAGGATAAGGCTCCTGTCGTTGCCgccgagaagaagacaggGCCTCAGatggagctcaagaagaagccttctAGAAGAAGACGCAAATCTACAAGAAAGGAGAAGGATGCCGATCAAAAGGCTTCCGATAATGTGAAGAAACCCGCCGCTATAGTTTCTTACCCCAAGGCCACGTCGTCCAAAGCTGCCCATGCCCTGAGGgtaatggttgcaaaagaccCTGCACCAATTCGGAGTTCGCACAGCGAGAAAATCGACCCTCGCTTGTTTCGCGCGGTGGACCATGCAGATCAGACAACCAGCGAGAGGCCGCGCAAACGTCAAATCCTCGACAAGCTCATACATCTCCCTCCCGGCGACTTCGAGGACGAGTCTGACGTTTTCTTGCCTCGTTCGCCCCCTGGGACTTTAATCGAGGCCGCCTCAAAAAAGTCCCCGCCAGACCAATTTTTGTCTGGCTTAAACTGGCTGTCGTCGCCGAAATCGAGTTGCCCTGAAGTATCCACTGATCAAGACCCCCAGTGGCATTTGGTGCTCCAGGTCCCCCAGAAGTCTCGCGGGCCCAAGTTCGCGTCTGCGACAGTTCGCGCGGCCACACCTTCGGCCTGGTGCCCTGGAAACGACTTCTGTGCGCCAGACCAAGCGCCAGAAAAAGCGCCTCGCTGCGCGCCAGAGGACCGGATCTCTTTCCCCAGGTCTCCAGGGCCCGCGCCGATCTCAGAGGCAACTGAGACACACGCCCGAGTGACTGCGCCCCAAACTCCAGCTCGTGCGCCGGTCGTCTCGCAGTGTCCTTCCGCGGTCGTCGCCCCAGTAGACAAAACCCTTACTGGGTTCGCGCCGGAGTTCGAGTTCGTGGCGCCAAAATCTCTGCAACCTGCGCAATCCCCATTTTCTGTGCAggaatttgcagccaaaagctcaCCACTCGTACCAGCATTGAACACCAACGATACCCCGGTGCTGATCCCCTCCGGTGAGCTGCGTCTTGGTGCTGTGTCTTCATCGTCGCTGTCGTTTTCGTCGCCGGTAACCTGTCGCCCGCTCGACTTCAACAGTGGCGTATTCAGCGACCTCGCTGGCAATCCATGGAACTCTGAGCAATCCCTGAACCACACCCTCAGCTACCAGGAGCTCATTTCCAACCCATGGGCTCAGGAAGATGCCTTTATTTGGGAACCATCTACTGTTAATTCCACCTCTTGCTGCTTTTATGATCCAGCAGTTGCCACCTCCACTGCCATTTCTACTGACAGCAAGCCTAGTCTCTCGCATGAAGTACAGACTGCTactgaaaagaaaaacgGAGAGCTCTCTGCTCTGCCCGCCTTTGTAGCTAAGACAGATCTGTCGTCGCCTGATGTCTCGTTTGTACCTTCTCCTTGCCCTTCGCCTCGTGCTGCCGTCGTTCCCCTCATCAAGGCCGAGTTTGATCTCGCTCTTGCAGTCGAAAGTGCGCCCAAGGCcgtcgagaagaaggctctgtctcctcctccacttATCCAAGAGCCGGTCGCTCAACAATCTCCTGCCTGTGGTGAACCTCCTCTTTGTCCTTCTCCATTGGCGAAAGTCCCCTGCAGTGAGAAGCTTCCTGATACGCTTATCAAGCTCCAATCTACCCCGCGAGTAGAAGCCGAAAAGAGTAAACTTCGTACTCTTCTCAAATCGAAGTATATCTCTCTTAGAAGTGACAATTGCGTGGATCAAATTCTTGCCAACGCAGACACCGCTATCAGACAGGCTCGGGAGGAGTTTTCTCTCGACCtagttgatgatgacgatgagtcGGGATCAGTCATCAAGTATTGTTCTCAAATTGACGCCTCTTCTAGAGTCAATTCAGGGAATAATGATACTCCTGTGTCGGTGAAGGAGGCCACTGTTGTCATAAAGCCAGTCAGTGCCATCTCGCTGGCACCTACCGTGACAGCTCCTCCATCTCCAAGGAAGACTCCCTCAGGCTCTCCCAAAAGACACAACACTGACCCTGATTTCAAGGCTTCATTTGCTGAGTCAGcgcaaaagaaggtggaaaCTATCACCCCTACAGCATCGCCTGTAAAGAAACAAGTAGCTTTAGCCGTTCCCAATGTTGAAACTGGACTCGCTAAGACTACTCAGAGCTCTCCAGAGCCCCTTCTTGATCCTGTTGCCTCTCTTATCATCATCGATGCTCCTCTGAGTGTTCACTCTCATGATGCATTTGCACAAACTTGTGGCGGTGATGTTGATAACCAAAGTGCTGTTGTTTCATCTTCCGA encodes:
- the TRM9 gene encoding tRNA (carboxymethyluridine(34)-5-O)-methyltransferase; its protein translation is MSVPSIPLETQAVPEDQEQQFVHEVYNDIAPHFSSTRYKPWPIVEKFLLDQPDFSIGIDVGCGNGKYLGVNKKLYCLGTDRSDGLIECAQKVSDNKYDVGVADGLHLPHESDRFDFAISIAVIHHFANEERRIEAIKHILSKLRVGGRLLVYCWALEQEKSRRGYKEGDDQDILIPWVLQKNVNSKKKKGAQKDDIEESKFSEPETKYRYYHLYRKGELVENAERAGGKVVDHGYEKDNWWAIVERV